The Candidatus Parvarchaeota archaeon genome segment TTTCATACTAAATTAAATATTTAGTATGAATTTATATGAAAAAATATTAAAAAGGATAGGAACAAGAAACTTGCAAAATATTGCCAAACGGTAATTTATGATAAGCTCGCAGCATGTCGTTTCTAGTCCGCCAATCCCTTTGGCGTAACCTTGAACACGCACTCGCCTTCCGGCATGTTTGGCGAATCCACAAGCCTTGCAATGCGTTTTTCCTCCTTTCCCTTTCGCAAATAGAGCCGATAGGTTGCAGCATGGGCAAGCACGTGGCCGCCAATTGGCACAGTCGGGTCACCAAAAAGTATCCCTGGGTTGTCCATCACTTGGTTTGTTATGAACACTGCAATATTGTGCGCATCTGCAAGCTTTTGCAGCTTGTGGATGTGGTTGTTGAGTTTTTGCTGCCTCTCCCCTAGCGCCCCGCGGCCAACATAGTCGGCTCTAAAGTGGCTTGTCATCGAGTCAACTACAATCAACTTGATATTGTGCTGCTTGATGACCTCCTCGGCCTTGTCAGCAAGTATCATCTGGTGGTCTGAGTTAACTGCTTTTGCAACATGTATGTTTTTGAGTATCGTTGCAGGGTCAAGCCCCTTGGCCTCTGCAAGCTGCTTAATCCGCTCAGGCCGAAAAGTGCTTTCAGTATCAATAAATAGAACGCCGCCCCCAAGCCCGCCTTGCTCTGGCGGCAGCTGGACATTTACTGACAATTGGAATCCTAGCTGGCTTTTGCCAGAGGAGAACCTGCCATATGCTTCTGTTATGGACATTGTCTCAACCCCGCCCCCGATAAGCGCGTCAAGCTCCTTTGAACCAGTCGTTATCCTGCCTATGTTCTTGCGCTTTTCCAGTATCGCATCCGCGGTTTCATAGCCCATCTCAAGGGCGTCACGTGCCGATGCAATCGTCTTTTTGGCAGTCTCAACGCCCAGTTCGGCAATCTCGTCTAGCTCATGCGGAGAGCTTGCGGCTATTTTTTCAAGCGTGTCGTATCCTGCCTTGCGCAGCTTTTCAGCGGTTGCAGGCCCGACGCCTGGCAAATCCTCAAGAACCTTTGCCTTTTTCTTCATCTTCATGTCTATTTCGTCAGCGTCCTCGGGAATGTTTGGAGTTTTTGCGTATTTTGCCATAATAACGACCTCTTGATTTTGTTTTTATTGCCTGCTGTTTGGGAAAACAAGAAGCCTCAGCTTCCCGATTTTCATTGTGTAAAAATCCCTGCCTGCCTTGGATGTGTTTTTCCAAAGCGCGCCTACGTTTTTGAACACGACCTTGCCTTCCCTGTCAACCTCGGGCTGGACAACCCTAAAATCAGGCCTTGCGCCTTTGTCCAAGATTGGCCTTTGCTCACCTGCGGCTGCACTTTGCATGTCAAAGTCGCTTTCAGTGAACACCTGCTCACTATTTGCTGCACTGGAACCCACAAAAGAAGTATGCCCTTTCAAGCTTCCTTGTGGCATTCCGCTTGCGCCACTTGCGTCCTTTCCCATTTCACTCACCTCCCAAGCATGCGTTGTTGCAGGCTTGGAAATCCCTGCGTTGTTTGGCGGAATTTAGTGATATGGTTTGGGCGGGTGCGTTTAAAAGCAGGGGCAGACCTGTTTTCCAGTGAGTTTTACCTCTTAATTTGGCAATAATTTAGAATTTCTATCTTTTCTGAAAGCGATTTGTCAGTCAGTTTCCTTTCCAAACGCTAAACACTTCAGCCGTGCCGTCTTTTTCCTTGACAAGCCTGTAACCATTAAACTCAATGAACGCAAGGGCGGCATAAGTGAATGAAAAAATTATCAAATCTATTTGAATCTGGCTTATGTTCCCTGAAAAATAGTAGAGTGGCACCTGGACAAAAACAGCAACTGCAAGTGCGCCTATGGCATCGTAGCCGTTGAGCGGG includes the following:
- the radA gene encoding DNA repair and recombination protein RadA; translated protein: MAKYAKTPNIPEDADEIDMKMKKKAKVLEDLPGVGPATAEKLRKAGYDTLEKIAASSPHELDEIAELGVETAKKTIASARDALEMGYETADAILEKRKNIGRITTGSKELDALIGGGVETMSITEAYGRFSSGKSQLGFQLSVNVQLPPEQGGLGGGVLFIDTESTFRPERIKQLAEAKGLDPATILKNIHVAKAVNSDHQMILADKAEEVIKQHNIKLIVVDSMTSHFRADYVGRGALGERQQKLNNHIHKLQKLADAHNIAVFITNQVMDNPGILFGDPTVPIGGHVLAHAATYRLYLRKGKEEKRIARLVDSPNMPEGECVFKVTPKGLAD
- a CDS encoding DUF736 domain-containing protein: MGKDASGASGMPQGSLKGHTSFVGSSAANSEQVFTESDFDMQSAAAGEQRPILDKGARPDFRVVQPEVDREGKVVFKNVGALWKNTSKAGRDFYTMKIGKLRLLVFPNSRQ